In a genomic window of Candidatus Moranella endobia PCIT:
- the ppa gene encoding inorganic diphosphatase, which yields MNLNQVSAGENIPEDIYVVIEIAANNYPIKYEVDKKSGVLFVNRFMSTVMFYPCNYGYINHTLSLDGDPLDVLVPTPYPLHPGSVVRCRPVGILKMTDESGEDAKLVAVPHAKLLPESNHIKDIEDISPLLRAQITHFFEHYKDLESGSKWVKVDSWDNAEAAKAEIIASIKRANNK from the coding sequence ATGAATTTGAATCAGGTATCGGCAGGAGAAAATATTCCAGAAGATATTTATGTCGTTATTGAAATTGCAGCTAACAATTACCCTATCAAATACGAAGTTGATAAGAAAAGTGGCGTCTTGTTTGTCAATCGTTTCATGTCAACTGTCATGTTCTATCCATGTAACTACGGTTACATAAACCATACTCTATCACTAGATGGCGATCCTTTGGACGTGCTAGTACCAACGCCATATCCTCTGCATCCAGGCTCAGTAGTACGCTGTCGCCCAGTGGGTATATTAAAAATGACCGATGAATCTGGCGAAGACGCAAAACTGGTAGCGGTACCACATGCAAAACTCTTACCCGAATCTAACCACATTAAAGACATCGAAGATATATCACCACTACTACGTGCGCAAATCACCCATTTTTTTGAACATTATAAAGATCTAGAATCAGGTAGTAAATGGGTGAAAGTTGATAGTTGGGATAATGCAGAAGCTGCAAAAGCCGAAATCATCGCCTCAATTAAGCGTGCTAACAATAAATAA
- the ybaL gene encoding YbaL family putative K(+) efflux transporter, whose amino-acid sequence MHHATPLINTIVVGLVLAYVLGIGANRLRISPLVGYLTAGVLVGPFTPGFVADTSLATELAELGVILLMFGVGLHFSLKDLMAVKNIAIPGATAQIAVATLLGMTFSFFMGWTLLNGLVFGLCLSTASTVVLLRTLEERQLIKSHRGQIAIGWLIVEDLIMVMTLVLLPALCKILGANDNYYNAAIWHELALTISKVVAFITLMIVVGRRLVPWVLAKSASTGSRELFTLAVLALAMGIAFGAVEFFGVSFALGAFFAGVVLNESELSHRAAHDTLPLRDAFAVLFFVSVGMLFDPTILLREPLAVLATLSIIVLGKSAAAFVLVKLFGLSLRTSLTIAVSLAQIGEFAFILSGLGIVLKILSEQGRHLVLAGAIMSIMINPLIFAILEHYLMIYFNESDTIELQQKVNTHLPKSISQHALLVGYGRVGSIIGTKLLHANVPMVVVEHNSARVNALREQGINVVLGNAASADIMALARLNTARWLLVTVPNGFEAGEIVVLAREQDPDLKIIVQAYYDDEVNYITERGATQVVIGEREIANSMISIIQREMELQ is encoded by the coding sequence ATGCATCATGCTACGCCGCTCATCAATACTATTGTCGTTGGTCTCGTATTAGCATATGTGCTAGGGATAGGAGCCAATCGATTACGCATCTCTCCTTTAGTGGGATATTTGACTGCCGGCGTTCTAGTCGGTCCATTTACCCCTGGTTTTGTTGCCGATACCTCGTTAGCAACTGAGCTAGCAGAACTAGGAGTGATACTGCTGATGTTCGGTGTTGGGTTACATTTCTCATTAAAAGATTTAATGGCGGTGAAAAACATTGCCATTCCGGGTGCAACCGCACAAATTGCCGTAGCAACACTGCTGGGTATGACATTTTCATTTTTCATGGGATGGACATTGCTAAATGGACTAGTATTTGGCTTGTGCCTATCCACCGCCAGCACCGTAGTTTTACTACGCACACTAGAAGAACGGCAGCTGATTAAGAGCCACCGTGGACAAATAGCGATCGGCTGGTTGATCGTAGAAGATTTAATCATGGTGATGACACTGGTGCTATTACCCGCTCTATGCAAGATTCTTGGTGCTAATGATAACTACTATAATGCTGCTATTTGGCACGAACTAGCATTGACTATCAGCAAAGTAGTTGCATTTATCACTCTTATGATCGTAGTAGGACGGCGGCTAGTGCCATGGGTGCTGGCGAAAAGCGCTAGCACTGGCTCCCGTGAATTGTTCACGCTCGCAGTACTGGCGTTAGCAATGGGTATTGCTTTTGGTGCAGTAGAATTTTTCGGTGTATCATTTGCCCTAGGCGCATTTTTCGCTGGAGTAGTTTTGAATGAATCAGAACTCAGTCATCGTGCCGCTCATGATACGTTACCATTGAGAGATGCCTTTGCAGTATTGTTTTTTGTGTCAGTTGGGATGCTGTTCGACCCCACTATTCTGCTACGCGAGCCGTTAGCTGTATTGGCAACATTGTCAATTATTGTACTAGGTAAATCGGCAGCTGCCTTTGTGCTGGTTAAGCTATTCGGCTTATCATTGCGCACATCTTTGACTATAGCTGTAAGCCTGGCCCAAATTGGTGAATTCGCGTTTATTTTGTCTGGTTTAGGTATAGTGCTCAAGATACTTTCTGAACAGGGGCGCCATTTAGTACTGGCGGGCGCGATTATGTCAATAATGATCAATCCGCTGATATTTGCTATATTGGAGCACTATCTTATGATCTACTTTAATGAAAGCGACACTATAGAACTGCAGCAGAAGGTAAATACCCATTTACCTAAGTCGATCAGCCAACATGCACTACTAGTAGGCTATGGCCGAGTAGGTAGCATAATTGGTACCAAGTTGCTACATGCGAACGTGCCAATGGTAGTAGTGGAACATAACAGTGCCCGCGTTAATGCATTGCGTGAACAGGGGATTAATGTAGTGTTAGGTAATGCCGCCAGCGCTGATATCATGGCGCTGGCGCGGCTAAATACCGCCCGCTGGCTTTTAGTCACTGTTCCAAATGGTTTTGAGGCAGGAGAAATTGTTGTGCTTGCACGCGAACAAGATCCAGATTTAAAGATTATTGTCCAAGCGTACTACGACGATGAAGTCAACTACATCACTGAACGTGGTGCAACACAGGTGGTGATAGGAGAGCGTGAAATAGCCAACAGCATGATTTCTATTATACAACGGGAAATGGAACTTCAGTAA